From one Actinopolyspora saharensis genomic stretch:
- a CDS encoding aldo/keto reductase, which translates to MDYVSLGRTGVKVSPLCLGAMNFGAWGNPDHDESIRIIHRALDAGINFIDTADVYSYGESEEIVGKALADGRRDDVVLATKAHAPMGEDANRRGNSRRWIVREVENSLRRLGTDHIDLYQIHRPDPDTHIDETLGALTDLVRDGKIRYAGCSTFPAHLIVESHWVAEQRMRERFVTEQPPYSILTRGIETDVLPTAEKYGMGVLPWSPLSGGWLSGKYRRGQETPNTHRANFFSGDRFDPNKPENARKLDAVEELVQLAGELGITLVDLALAFVLSHPAVTSPIIGPRTMEQLESQLGAADIALDAATLDRIDEIVPPGTTLNPADVGWTPPSLECKELRRKR; encoded by the coding sequence ATGGATTACGTTTCGCTCGGCAGGACCGGAGTCAAGGTCAGCCCGCTGTGCCTGGGGGCCATGAACTTCGGGGCCTGGGGCAATCCCGACCACGACGAGTCGATCCGCATCATCCACCGCGCCCTGGACGCGGGGATCAACTTCATCGACACCGCCGATGTGTACTCCTACGGCGAGTCGGAGGAAATCGTCGGCAAGGCGCTGGCCGACGGCCGTCGGGACGACGTGGTGCTGGCTACCAAGGCACACGCCCCCATGGGAGAGGACGCCAACCGGCGGGGCAACTCGCGCCGCTGGATCGTCCGCGAGGTGGAGAACAGCCTGCGCAGGCTCGGCACCGATCACATCGACCTGTACCAGATCCACCGGCCCGACCCGGACACCCACATCGACGAGACCCTGGGCGCGCTCACCGATCTGGTTCGGGACGGCAAGATCCGCTACGCGGGCTGCTCGACCTTCCCGGCGCACCTGATCGTGGAGTCCCACTGGGTCGCCGAGCAGCGGATGCGCGAGCGGTTCGTGACCGAGCAGCCGCCGTACTCGATCCTCACCAGGGGCATCGAGACCGACGTGCTGCCGACCGCCGAGAAGTACGGGATGGGCGTCCTCCCGTGGAGCCCGCTGTCCGGGGGCTGGTTGTCCGGCAAGTACCGCCGGGGGCAGGAGACCCCGAACACGCACCGGGCCAACTTCTTCTCCGGGGATCGGTTCGACCCGAACAAACCGGAGAACGCGCGCAAGCTGGACGCCGTGGAGGAGCTCGTCCAGCTCGCGGGTGAGCTCGGTATAACGCTGGTGGACCTGGCGCTGGCCTTCGTGCTCAGCCATCCCGCGGTGACCTCGCCGATCATCGGGCCGCGCACCATGGAGCAGCTCGAGTCCCAGCTCGGCGCGGCCGACATCGCGCTCGACGCGGCCACGCTGGACCGCATCGACGAGATCGTTCCGCCGGGGACCACGCTGAACCCGGCCGATGTGGGCTGGACTCCTCCGTCGCTGGAGTGCAAGGAGCTGCGCCGCAAGCGCTGA
- a CDS encoding Panacea domain-containing protein, translated as MATARDVAAYILRQRGPMTAMKLQKLVYYSQAWHLVWDEQPLFGESIEAWANGPVVPELYRAHRGNFRLDAAFDIGGDPDRLTPEQRDTIHAVLDAYGDKSAHWLSELTHREAPWRDTRGDLDDLQRSNAVITTDSMFEYYDALTEENADDV; from the coding sequence ATGGCTACCGCCAGGGATGTCGCCGCCTATATCCTGCGCCAGCGTGGACCGATGACCGCGATGAAGTTGCAGAAGCTCGTCTACTACAGCCAGGCGTGGCACTTGGTCTGGGACGAGCAACCACTGTTCGGTGAGTCGATCGAGGCGTGGGCCAACGGGCCGGTTGTGCCTGAACTGTATCGAGCGCACCGTGGAAACTTCCGGCTCGACGCCGCTTTTGATATCGGCGGTGATCCCGATCGCTTGACGCCCGAACAGCGTGACACGATCCATGCCGTCCTTGACGCATACGGTGACAAGTCTGCTCATTGGCTCAGCGAGCTCACGCATCGCGAAGCGCCCTGGCGTGACACGCGTGGTGATCTCGATGATCTGCAGCGCAGCAACGCCGTCATCACCACGGACTCGATGTTCGAGTACTACGACGCATTGACCGAGGAGAACGCCGACGACGTATGA
- a CDS encoding aldo/keto reductase, producing MTQRALGSTGPSVFPLGHGLMGMSDFYGPADTAESHATIDAAIEAGMNLLDTGDFYGSGHNELLLREALRRHDRDQLSLSVKFGAMRDPHGAFVGFDGSPAGVKNSLAQTLQRLGTDHVDIYRPARLDPQVPIEETIGAISEMVEAGHVRHIGLSEVGADTIRRAAAVHPIVDLQIEYSLLSRGIEAEILPTCRELGIGITAYGVLSRGLLSGRWDRNQSDDPRTRFPRFQGENLDHNLGLVEQLRSVAEEKGANVAQVAIAWVLAKGEDIVPLIGARRRERLNEALGALDLRLTAEDVAAIERAIPADSAAGQRYDEHAMELLDSERSSRDGTS from the coding sequence ATGACTCAACGCGCCCTCGGATCCACCGGTCCCTCCGTGTTCCCGCTCGGGCACGGGCTGATGGGCATGTCCGACTTCTACGGCCCCGCCGACACGGCGGAGAGCCACGCCACCATCGACGCCGCGATCGAAGCGGGGATGAACCTGCTGGACACCGGCGACTTCTACGGCAGCGGGCACAACGAGCTCCTGCTGCGCGAAGCCCTGCGGCGGCACGACAGGGACCAGCTGTCCCTCAGCGTCAAGTTCGGGGCGATGCGCGACCCGCACGGCGCCTTCGTCGGATTCGACGGCAGCCCCGCCGGGGTCAAGAACTCGCTGGCCCAGACCCTGCAGCGCCTGGGCACCGATCACGTCGACATCTACCGCCCCGCCCGCCTGGACCCGCAGGTTCCCATCGAGGAGACCATCGGGGCGATCTCCGAGATGGTCGAGGCCGGGCACGTCCGCCACATCGGCCTGTCCGAGGTCGGGGCGGACACGATCCGTCGCGCGGCAGCGGTGCACCCGATCGTGGACCTGCAGATCGAGTACTCCCTGCTCTCCCGCGGCATCGAGGCCGAGATCCTGCCCACCTGCCGGGAGCTCGGAATCGGGATCACCGCCTACGGCGTGCTGTCCAGGGGGCTGCTCTCCGGCCGTTGGGACCGGAACCAGAGCGACGACCCGAGAACGCGCTTCCCCAGGTTCCAGGGCGAGAACCTGGACCACAACCTCGGGCTCGTCGAACAGCTCCGCTCCGTGGCCGAGGAGAAGGGCGCCAACGTCGCCCAGGTCGCCATCGCCTGGGTCCTGGCCAAGGGAGAGGACATCGTCCCGCTCATCGGCGCCCGCCGCAGGGAACGGCTCAACGAGGCCCTCGGCGCGCTGGACCTGCGGCTCACCGCGGAGGACGTGGCCGCGATCGAGCGAGCGATCCCCGCGGACTCCGCGGCGGGCCAGCGCTACGACGAGCACGCGATGGAGCTGCTCGACAGCGAGCGCAGCAGCCGGGACGGGACTTCGTGA
- a CDS encoding MarR family winged helix-turn-helix transcriptional regulator, translating into MRDSNDAAAEAAGGTTPESGSEELLRLERQLCFVLHATSRAFDTLYRPVLSQLGLTYPQYLVMLTVWEHGELTVKELGNLLRLDSGTLSPLLKRLEKAGFVRRERSSVDERSVLVNATDQGRQLREQARDIPRRILSATGLDENRLSELYNELSRVTSALDTAAESIERQD; encoded by the coding sequence GTGCGGGACTCGAACGATGCAGCAGCGGAAGCCGCGGGAGGCACGACTCCGGAGAGCGGCTCCGAGGAGCTGCTGCGTCTGGAACGGCAGCTCTGCTTCGTGCTGCACGCCACCTCGCGGGCGTTCGACACGCTCTACCGACCGGTCCTCTCCCAGCTGGGGCTGACCTACCCGCAGTACCTGGTCATGCTGACGGTCTGGGAACACGGCGAGCTCACGGTCAAGGAGCTCGGCAACCTGCTGCGGCTGGACTCCGGAACGCTGTCCCCGCTGCTCAAACGCCTGGAGAAGGCGGGCTTCGTGCGGCGCGAACGCAGCTCGGTGGACGAGCGCTCGGTGCTGGTGAACGCGACCGACCAGGGCAGGCAGCTGCGGGAGCAGGCCCGGGACATCCCGCGCCGCATCCTGTCCGCCACCGGACTCGACGAGAACCGGCTCAGCGAGCTCTACAACGAGCTGTCCAGGGTCACCTCGGCCCTGGACACGGCGGCCGAGAGCATCGAACGGCAGGACTGA
- a CDS encoding TetR/AcrR family transcriptional regulator → MAGPTGNRRQHTGERILDTAARLFYENGIHATGVNTIAERAEVTKVTLYSHFGSKDGLVTEYLRARDHAWRSTLSRFVENRATPEQRLSGIFDAYEQWTVTDRFRGCGFVNATVELTEPLHPAREVIEEHKEGVRRELQDIAETAGCAEAAAVAEEWFLLLEGAVVRCTLRHDVLPLHRAHEAALRLLTPPRATG, encoded by the coding sequence ATGGCCGGTCCCACGGGGAACAGACGACAGCACACCGGCGAGCGGATCCTGGACACGGCCGCGCGACTGTTCTACGAGAACGGCATCCACGCCACCGGGGTCAACACCATCGCCGAGCGGGCCGAGGTCACCAAGGTGACCCTGTACTCCCACTTCGGGTCCAAGGACGGGCTGGTGACCGAGTACCTGCGAGCGCGCGACCACGCCTGGCGCAGCACGCTGTCCCGGTTCGTGGAAAACCGCGCAACTCCCGAACAACGGCTCTCGGGAATCTTCGACGCCTACGAGCAGTGGACCGTGACCGACCGGTTCCGCGGATGCGGCTTCGTCAACGCCACCGTGGAGCTGACCGAACCGCTGCACCCGGCGCGGGAGGTCATCGAGGAGCACAAGGAGGGGGTCCGGCGGGAACTGCAGGACATCGCGGAAACAGCGGGATGCGCCGAGGCCGCGGCGGTCGCCGAGGAGTGGTTCCTGCTGCTGGAAGGCGCCGTGGTGCGCTGCACTCTGCGCCACGACGTACTGCCGCTGCACCGGGCGCACGAGGCGGCCCTGCGACTGCTGACACCCCCGCGGGCAACCGGCTGA
- a CDS encoding NADP-dependent oxidoreductase, whose product MSAPVTAREVRLAARPNGWPTEDNFEIATVTPEQPGPGQLLVRNLVMSVDPAMRGQMNDKHTYVPPFQIGEPLTGAAIGKVAASAAEGFTAGDLVVHTLGWREYALLDATAARRVDPELAEPNAFLGVLGAPGLTAYAGLFEIAGLTTDDVVFVSGAAGAVGSLAGQLAKLHGARKVIGSAGSDEKVRHITEDLGFDAAFNYKKGPVGEQLAELADEGIDVYFDNVGGDHLEAAIHNMNDFGRIAMCGAISQYNEAEAQPGPRGMFQMVSKRLTARGFIVLDHFDQYQQFLEHVGPWVRDGRIRYEETVLNGLEKAPEAFLGMMRGENTGKMLVDLR is encoded by the coding sequence TTGTCAGCGCCCGTCACAGCACGAGAAGTACGGCTCGCCGCACGACCGAACGGCTGGCCCACCGAGGACAACTTCGAGATCGCCACCGTCACCCCCGAACAACCGGGACCGGGCCAGCTGCTGGTGCGCAACCTGGTGATGAGCGTGGACCCGGCCATGCGCGGCCAGATGAACGACAAGCACACCTACGTGCCCCCCTTCCAGATCGGCGAACCACTCACCGGAGCGGCCATCGGCAAGGTCGCCGCCTCCGCGGCGGAAGGCTTCACCGCCGGTGACCTCGTGGTGCACACCCTGGGGTGGCGGGAGTACGCGCTGCTCGACGCAACGGCAGCGCGCCGGGTCGACCCCGAGCTCGCCGAGCCCAACGCGTTCCTCGGAGTGCTCGGCGCACCCGGGCTGACCGCCTACGCGGGGCTGTTCGAGATAGCCGGGCTGACCACCGACGACGTGGTGTTCGTCTCCGGAGCCGCGGGCGCCGTCGGCTCCCTCGCCGGGCAGCTGGCCAAGCTGCACGGAGCCCGCAAGGTGATCGGCAGCGCGGGATCCGACGAGAAGGTCCGCCACATCACCGAGGACCTCGGCTTCGACGCCGCGTTCAACTACAAGAAGGGCCCCGTCGGCGAACAGCTCGCCGAGCTCGCGGACGAGGGCATCGACGTGTACTTCGACAACGTCGGCGGGGACCACCTGGAAGCCGCGATCCACAACATGAACGACTTCGGCCGCATCGCCATGTGCGGCGCGATCTCGCAGTACAACGAGGCCGAGGCGCAGCCGGGACCGCGCGGCATGTTCCAGATGGTGTCCAAGCGGCTGACCGCGCGCGGCTTCATCGTGCTGGACCACTTCGACCAGTACCAGCAGTTCCTCGAGCACGTCGGCCCCTGGGTGCGTGACGGGCGGATCCGCTACGAGGAGACCGTGCTCAACGGCCTCGAGAAGGCACCCGAGGCCTTCCTCGGAATGATGCGCGGCGAGAACACCGGCAAGATGCTGGTCGACCTCCGCTGA
- a CDS encoding TetR family transcriptional regulator has translation MTGALTAERILDAAEDTLRRFGPGKTTVVDVARSLGVSHGSVYRHFPNKAALRDAVAERWLQRICVPLHPVVTEDGPAAERAWRWLWLLSTTKREMASNDPELFATYYALASEIREVVSDHLETLTELLARIVADGVRRGEFAVDDPRETARTMLSATTKFHHPAHAAEWADPNLDREFETVWELVRRGLETR, from the coding sequence GTGACCGGTGCGCTGACCGCGGAACGGATCCTCGATGCGGCGGAGGACACCCTCCGCCGCTTCGGTCCGGGCAAGACGACTGTGGTGGACGTGGCCCGCTCGCTCGGTGTCAGCCACGGCAGCGTGTACCGCCACTTCCCGAACAAGGCAGCCCTGCGCGACGCCGTGGCCGAGCGCTGGCTGCAGCGGATCTGCGTGCCCCTCCACCCCGTGGTCACCGAGGACGGTCCCGCCGCGGAGCGAGCCTGGAGGTGGTTGTGGCTGCTCAGCACCACCAAGCGCGAGATGGCCAGCAACGACCCCGAGCTCTTCGCCACCTACTACGCGCTGGCGAGCGAGATCAGGGAGGTCGTGTCGGACCACCTCGAGACGCTGACCGAGCTGCTCGCCCGCATCGTCGCCGACGGTGTGCGGCGCGGGGAGTTCGCGGTGGACGATCCCCGCGAGACGGCGCGGACGATGCTGTCGGCGACCACCAAGTTCCACCACCCCGCGCACGCGGCGGAGTGGGCGGACCCGAACCTCGACCGGGAATTCGAGACGGTCTGGGAACTGGTGCGCCGCGGGCTCGAAACGCGGTAG
- a CDS encoding DUF5710 domain-containing protein, translated as MGERIWLDVPFAEKEAAKAAGARWDPAEKRWYAPRAGMESLRPWAALPEVPELLPGEDRAFGSGLFVDLVPSTCWFTNVRSCTAPRDWERLRRMITRRAGGRCEICGAAPEANSRRRLEAHERWHYDEAERVQTLRRLICLCDACHTVTHFGLAQVRGVEEEAGRQLCAVTGMSAAEAEEHVAAAFELWSRRSRVEWSLDLSMLTEAGITLRTPPEAEQRPDIAARELGSGAAEGPRRFG; from the coding sequence CGGCGGGAGCGCGCTGGGACCCGGCGGAGAAGCGCTGGTACGCCCCGCGCGCGGGCATGGAGTCCCTGCGGCCCTGGGCCGCGCTGCCGGAGGTTCCCGAGCTGCTGCCCGGCGAGGACCGCGCGTTCGGCTCCGGCCTGTTCGTCGACCTCGTGCCCAGCACCTGCTGGTTCACCAACGTGCGCTCGTGCACGGCCCCGCGGGACTGGGAACGGCTGCGCCGGATGATCACCAGGCGCGCCGGAGGGCGATGCGAGATCTGCGGTGCCGCCCCGGAGGCGAACTCCCGGCGCCGCCTGGAGGCGCACGAGCGGTGGCACTACGACGAGGCCGAGCGCGTCCAGACGCTGCGCCGGTTGATCTGCCTGTGCGACGCCTGCCACACCGTCACCCACTTCGGCTTGGCCCAGGTGCGCGGGGTCGAGGAAGAGGCCGGACGACAGCTGTGCGCGGTCACCGGCATGAGCGCCGCCGAGGCCGAGGAGCACGTGGCAGCGGCCTTCGAGCTCTGGTCCCGCAGGTCGCGGGTCGAGTGGAGCCTGGACCTGAGCATGCTGACCGAGGCCGGGATAACGCTGCGCACTCCGCCGGAGGCCGAGCAACGACCGGACATCGCGGCGCGGGAGCTGGGTAGCGGCGCGGCGGAGGGGCCGCGGCGATTCGGCTGA
- a CDS encoding MOSC domain-containing protein, producing the protein MAEITELVYYPVKGCAGITVGSADLTPAGLRHDRCFMVVDERGGFRSQRKDPGMAVIRPEIDPDGTRLTLHAPGGESVAIEVDTAATARSEVELHGAGYLGIDQGDTAAEWFSAVLGTRCRLVRVPPEHDRVTGGLTEGTSGYADSCPILVVSEESLRDVNERLTERGLPALPMNRFRPNIVVAGWREPHTEDLVRRGAAGDVELGYAKIAKRCAVTTVEQTSGRKDGPEPLRVLAEYRRTEGNGVAFGSKFAVLRAGKLSVGDEFGVTEWGTSEL; encoded by the coding sequence ATGGCCGAGATCACCGAACTCGTCTACTACCCGGTCAAGGGCTGCGCGGGGATCACCGTCGGCAGCGCCGACCTGACCCCCGCCGGGCTGCGCCACGACCGCTGCTTCATGGTCGTCGACGAGCGGGGCGGCTTCCGCAGCCAGCGCAAGGACCCCGGCATGGCCGTCATCCGCCCCGAGATCGACCCGGACGGCACGCGGCTGACGCTGCACGCTCCCGGGGGCGAGTCGGTCGCGATCGAGGTGGACACCGCGGCCACGGCGCGTTCCGAGGTCGAGCTGCACGGGGCCGGCTACCTGGGAATCGACCAGGGGGACACCGCCGCCGAGTGGTTCTCGGCGGTGCTCGGCACCAGGTGCAGGCTCGTGCGCGTCCCTCCGGAGCACGATCGGGTGACCGGCGGACTCACCGAGGGGACCTCCGGTTACGCGGACAGCTGCCCGATCCTGGTCGTTTCCGAGGAGTCCCTGCGGGACGTGAACGAGCGGCTGACCGAGCGGGGACTTCCCGCCTTGCCGATGAACCGCTTCCGTCCGAACATCGTGGTGGCGGGCTGGCGGGAGCCGCACACCGAGGACCTGGTGCGCAGAGGCGCGGCCGGGGACGTGGAGCTGGGCTACGCCAAGATCGCCAAGCGCTGCGCGGTCACCACCGTCGAGCAGACCAGCGGCCGCAAGGACGGCCCCGAGCCGTTGCGCGTTCTCGCCGAGTACCGGCGAACCGAGGGCAACGGGGTGGCCTTCGGCAGCAAGTTCGCGGTGCTGCGCGCGGGCAAGCTCTCCGTGGGGGACGAGTTCGGGGTCACCGAGTGGGGGACTTCCGAGCTCTGA
- a CDS encoding arginase family protein has protein sequence MTRGDVSALTVFRGRAGDHNERGMRGARLLGEELTRRTGSGSVSIGQSRPVLNSSWETELAAALPELRRLARRYEEVLSAGSVPVTAMNRCAAGLATLPVVARHRPDACVVWLDAHPDLNTPLTSESGYLGGMVLAGATGMWDSGLGTDLSVDNVVLGGARDVDPAERRMLDEGLVRSVPPGADLPERLRSAVAGRPVYVHLDCDVLEPGILSTDYRIPGGMTLEQLRAVSEVLADHELVGIELGEFEGGGSAEDESGQAGAAELVGTVEPLLRSLDDR, from the coding sequence ATGACGCGTGGTGACGTGTCCGCACTGACCGTGTTCCGCGGACGCGCGGGAGACCACAACGAGCGCGGGATGCGCGGAGCACGGTTGCTGGGGGAGGAGCTCACCCGGCGCACCGGCAGTGGTTCGGTCTCGATCGGGCAGTCGAGGCCGGTGCTGAACTCCTCGTGGGAGACGGAGCTCGCCGCCGCGCTGCCGGAGCTGCGCCGACTGGCCCGGCGTTACGAGGAGGTCCTGAGCGCGGGGTCGGTGCCGGTGACGGCCATGAACAGATGTGCGGCGGGGCTGGCCACGCTTCCGGTGGTCGCACGCCATCGCCCCGACGCCTGCGTGGTCTGGCTGGACGCGCATCCCGATCTGAACACCCCGCTGACCTCGGAGAGCGGCTACCTCGGCGGGATGGTGCTGGCCGGGGCCACGGGGATGTGGGACTCCGGGCTGGGCACGGACCTGTCCGTGGACAACGTCGTTCTCGGCGGGGCCCGGGACGTCGACCCGGCGGAACGGCGGATGCTCGACGAGGGGCTGGTGCGGTCCGTTCCCCCCGGTGCCGATCTGCCGGAGCGGCTGCGCTCGGCCGTGGCCGGGCGCCCGGTCTACGTTCACCTGGACTGCGATGTCCTGGAGCCGGGGATCCTGTCCACCGACTACCGGATTCCGGGCGGAATGACCCTCGAACAGCTGCGCGCGGTGTCCGAGGTGCTCGCCGACCACGAGCTCGTCGGCATCGAGCTCGGGGAGTTCGAGGGCGGAGGATCAGCGGAGGACGAGTCCGGGCAGGCGGGCGCCGCCGAGCTGGTCGGGACGGTGGAGCCGTTGCTGCGGTCGCTCGACGACCGGTGA
- a CDS encoding haloacid dehalogenase type II has translation MSTRQRAVAFDVLETLLNIEPLRERLDGIGQPEQLLQPWFMRFQRDSMALSLSGDFGSFHEVARQALRTDTEHTASEADIDHVLEGFAELPAHSDAEPALRRLSESGVRVGCLTVGNPDATARFLESAGLARHVDRVVTAEQAGVWKPAPSIYRVAAHRLGVAPHDMALVAVHAWDCHGAKRAGCRAGWCSRLEGEYGEVFTPADATADDLVTLADRLLELPER, from the coding sequence ATGAGCACCAGGCAGCGCGCCGTCGCCTTCGACGTCCTCGAGACCCTGCTGAACATCGAACCGCTGCGCGAACGCCTCGACGGGATCGGGCAGCCGGAACAACTGCTGCAACCGTGGTTCATGCGTTTCCAGCGCGACTCGATGGCGCTGAGCCTGAGCGGAGACTTCGGTTCCTTCCACGAGGTGGCGCGTCAGGCGCTGCGCACCGACACCGAGCACACCGCCAGCGAGGCCGACATCGACCACGTGCTCGAGGGCTTCGCCGAGCTGCCCGCGCACTCCGATGCCGAACCGGCACTGCGAAGGCTCTCCGAGTCCGGGGTTCGCGTCGGTTGCCTCACCGTCGGAAATCCCGACGCGACCGCTCGCTTCCTCGAGAGCGCGGGGCTGGCGCGGCACGTCGACCGGGTGGTCACCGCGGAGCAGGCCGGGGTCTGGAAACCCGCGCCGAGCATCTACCGGGTAGCCGCCCACCGGCTCGGAGTCGCCCCGCACGACATGGCCCTGGTGGCCGTGCACGCCTGGGACTGCCACGGGGCCAAGCGGGCCGGATGCCGCGCGGGGTGGTGCAGTAGGTTGGAGGGCGAGTACGGCGAGGTGTTCACCCCGGCCGACGCCACCGCCGATGATCTCGTAACCCTCGCCGACCGCCTCCTCGAACTGCCCGAGCGCTGA
- a CDS encoding zinc-dependent alcohol dehydrogenase family protein, giving the protein MKATLLHGPEDIRVEEVPDPALHASTDAIVRVTHACICGSDLWPYRGIGLTPDQETPSEPQRIGHEFLGVVEETGSDVDSLSKGDVVVAPFTFSDDNCEFCREGLHTSCVNGGGWGAAGVDGGQGEAVRVPQAEGTLVKLPGGSDEALSASLLTLSDVFSTGHHAAVSASVGLESTVVVIGDGAVGLSGVLASNRLGADRVIIMGRHPQRTDLAKRFGATDVVPERGAEGVERIRELTGGHGASSVLECVGTADSLSTAIGAVRAGGSIGRVGAPTYENIPRPAETFLGNVTISGGVAPARNYIPKLLPDVLEGRIQPGLVFDRTLGLDDVAEGYRAMHEREALKVLIRP; this is encoded by the coding sequence TTGAAGGCGACCCTGCTGCACGGACCGGAGGACATTCGCGTCGAAGAGGTGCCCGACCCCGCGCTGCACGCGAGCACCGACGCGATCGTCCGAGTGACCCACGCCTGCATCTGCGGCAGCGACCTGTGGCCCTATCGCGGGATCGGACTCACCCCCGACCAGGAGACACCTTCCGAACCCCAGCGCATCGGGCACGAGTTCCTGGGCGTGGTCGAGGAGACCGGATCCGATGTGGACTCGCTGAGCAAGGGTGACGTGGTGGTCGCCCCGTTCACCTTCTCGGACGACAACTGCGAGTTCTGCCGCGAGGGGCTGCACACCTCGTGCGTCAACGGTGGCGGTTGGGGAGCCGCAGGCGTGGACGGCGGCCAGGGCGAGGCCGTGCGGGTTCCGCAGGCCGAGGGCACCCTCGTGAAGCTGCCCGGCGGCTCCGACGAGGCGCTGAGCGCCTCGCTGCTGACCCTGTCGGACGTGTTCAGCACCGGGCACCACGCGGCCGTGTCCGCCTCGGTCGGGCTCGAGTCCACAGTGGTGGTCATCGGCGACGGCGCGGTCGGGCTCTCCGGAGTGCTGGCCTCCAACCGTCTCGGCGCGGACCGGGTGATCATCATGGGCAGGCACCCGCAGCGCACCGACCTGGCCAAGCGCTTCGGCGCCACCGATGTGGTCCCCGAGCGGGGCGCCGAGGGCGTGGAGCGGATCCGCGAACTGACCGGCGGGCACGGCGCTTCGAGCGTGCTGGAGTGCGTGGGCACCGCCGACTCGCTGTCCACCGCCATCGGCGCGGTCCGGGCGGGCGGATCGATCGGACGGGTCGGGGCACCGACCTACGAGAACATCCCGCGACCGGCCGAGACGTTCCTCGGGAACGTGACCATCAGCGGTGGCGTCGCCCCGGCGCGCAACTACATCCCGAAGCTACTGCCGGACGTGCTGGAGGGCCGGATCCAGCCCGGCCTGGTGTTCGACCGCACCCTCGGGCTGGACGACGTCGCCGAGGGCTACCGCGCGATGCACGAACGCGAGGCGCTCAAGGTGCTGATCCGCCCGTGA